One Faecalicatena sp. Marseille-Q4148 DNA window includes the following coding sequences:
- a CDS encoding DUF3789 domain-containing protein, which yields MFTFIAGVFLGANFGVAVMCLMQIAKKSDK from the coding sequence ATGTTTACATTTATCGCAGGAGTATTTTTAGGCGCGAACTTTGGCGTGGCAGTAATGTGCCTTATGCAGATTGCCAAAAAATCGGACAAATAA
- a CDS encoding phage holin family protein, producing MEQIMNYIKPELIVVAVVLYFVGMGLKQSQTVKDKYIPAILGAGGIFLATIYVIATCPLGTMQEIAMAVFTAIVQGILVAGLSTYVNQIVKQGKKAE from the coding sequence ATGGAACAGATTATGAATTACATTAAACCGGAACTTATTGTAGTAGCAGTGGTACTGTATTTTGTCGGCATGGGATTAAAACAGTCACAGACAGTAAAAGATAAGTACATTCCGGCAATTTTAGGCGCGGGAGGAATCTTTCTGGCGACAATCTATGTAATTGCCACTTGTCCACTCGGTACGATGCAGGAAATCGCTATGGCGGTATTTACGGCGATTGTACAAGGTATTTTAGTGGCAGGATTGAGTACATATGTGAACCAGATTGTAAAACAGGGAAAGAAAGCAGAGTAG
- a CDS encoding N-acetylmuramoyl-L-alanine amidase, protein MAKICLDAGHGGKDPGACGFGRQEKDDVLRTVLKVGQILSGRGHQIYYTRDNDIYESPYTKATEANNAGADFFASFHRNSAANEAAAGFETLVYANSGAAKVCADTANSKMVSVGFRNRGTKIRTDLAVLNSTRMQAVLFEIGFISNAGDNKIFATKFEEICKGLATAIEAAVGAGSGAGSQEVTPTPIPPSNKKELGHVDCIYQAYTDRWWDPVKNQEDWAGKGDNYAIKYLAICVSKGKIKGRVYTKKNGWLPYLTFADKYNINDLENGVLGDGSDILAVELYYYTPDGYMYKEVHYRVSVEGNTSFYAKQVDNKKNKNMDGYAGDKKNFLDKFQMWVE, encoded by the coding sequence ATGGCAAAGATTTGTTTAGACGCAGGGCACGGTGGGAAAGATCCGGGAGCATGCGGTTTTGGCAGACAGGAGAAAGACGATGTTTTAAGGACTGTCCTAAAAGTTGGACAGATACTAAGCGGCAGAGGGCATCAGATTTATTACACACGAGATAATGACATCTACGAGAGTCCATATACAAAGGCAACGGAAGCCAATAACGCCGGAGCGGACTTTTTCGCAAGCTTCCACCGCAATTCCGCGGCGAATGAAGCGGCTGCCGGATTCGAAACTCTGGTATACGCTAATTCCGGAGCGGCAAAGGTTTGTGCAGATACCGCCAACAGTAAAATGGTATCTGTGGGATTTCGAAATCGCGGTACCAAGATCCGGACAGATTTAGCGGTATTAAACAGTACCCGGATGCAGGCAGTATTATTCGAAATCGGCTTTATCTCAAACGCCGGAGATAATAAGATATTCGCGACCAAATTCGAAGAGATCTGCAAGGGACTGGCAACGGCAATCGAAGCAGCGGTGGGCGCCGGATCAGGAGCGGGAAGCCAGGAAGTCACACCGACACCAATTCCACCAAGCAACAAAAAAGAGCTTGGTCATGTGGACTGCATTTACCAGGCATATACAGATCGTTGGTGGGACCCAGTTAAAAATCAAGAGGACTGGGCAGGAAAAGGCGACAACTACGCGATCAAGTATCTTGCAATCTGCGTAAGCAAAGGAAAGATCAAAGGACGTGTCTACACCAAAAAGAATGGATGGCTGCCATATCTCACGTTTGCGGACAAGTACAACATTAATGATCTGGAAAATGGTGTACTGGGAGATGGTTCCGACATCCTCGCTGTGGAGCTTTATTATTACACACCAGACGGATATATGTACAAAGAGGTGCATTATAGAGTGTCTGTAGAGGGCAACACTTCTTTCTACGCGAAACAGGTTGATAATAAAAAGAATAAGAACATGGACGGCTATGCCGGAGACAAGAAGAACTTCTTGGACAAGTTCCAGATGTGGGTAGAGTAA
- a CDS encoding response regulator transcription factor, translating into MFNILVCDDDKEIVEAIEIYLTQEGYHILKAYDGEQALRMIRDNQVDLLIIDVMMPRLDGIRATLKIREDHSLPIIILSAKSEDADKILGLNIGADDYVTKPFNPLELVARVKSQLRRYTQLGSTVQNESQAVYEVGGLRINDDLKEVTVDGEPVKLTPIEYNILLLLVKNQGKVFSINQIYEQIWNEDAIGADNTVAVHIRHIREKIEINPKEPRYLKVVWGVGYKIEKL; encoded by the coding sequence ATGTTTAATATTTTAGTATGTGACGATGACAAAGAAATCGTTGAAGCAATCGAAATATATTTGACACAGGAGGGATATCATATTCTGAAAGCTTATGACGGCGAACAGGCACTTCGCATGATTCGGGATAATCAGGTGGATCTGCTGATCATAGACGTTATGATGCCGCGGCTTGACGGAATCCGGGCTACGCTCAAGATCCGGGAAGATCACAGCCTCCCTATTATTATTCTTTCAGCAAAATCAGAAGATGCAGACAAGATTCTCGGTCTGAATATCGGGGCCGATGATTATGTGACGAAGCCTTTTAACCCGCTTGAGCTTGTAGCGCGCGTAAAATCACAGCTCAGAAGATATACACAGCTTGGAAGTACTGTACAGAATGAATCGCAGGCAGTGTATGAAGTGGGTGGACTTCGTATCAATGACGATCTGAAAGAAGTGACAGTGGATGGAGAACCAGTGAAACTGACTCCGATCGAATATAATATTTTGTTATTATTGGTAAAAAATCAGGGGAAAGTTTTTTCTATCAATCAAATCTATGAGCAGATATGGAATGAAGATGCAATTGGTGCAGATAATACGGTGGCAGTACACATCCGTCATATCCGTGAAAAGATTGAAATTAATCCAAAGGAACCAAGATATTTGAAAGTGGTATGGGGAGTTGGATATAAGATAGAAAAGCTTTAG